The genome window TGGACAGAGGAAAAGGGAAGGCAGGACTTTGCTGCAGAGCTGTGGGATGAATGTAGTTCTTCCCTGGGCAGCCTGGGAGTGGGAAGGTCAGAATGACTCATGTGGCCTTCAGGATCAAGCCAACCAGGATTTAGGGACAACCCAAGAGGTCTTTAGCCCTCTGGCGTAATTTAGACATGTTTTGGAAGAGTACGAGCTCCATATCCGAGATGAGATTTAAGACTTTCAGTGCAGATAGTACAAGCCATTTCTTCAGGGTTCCTCTGGGGGCAGCTCCTTCATGAGGTCCCACCTCCGGGGAGGGGCACAGGGCTCTAGATAGTAAGCACTTAAGGCAAACAGTGGATGGCACCAACTTTTAAAGGTGACTCTATTAATCAATGGCTTCAcctctaaattatatttttacagaTATGCACCTATGCAACTTAACGTGGCTCTTCTAAGCAGGTGAGGACTTCCTCCTCAATGctctctataaaaattatttgtgttcTATATAGTGAGTTTTACCAGTAAATGTGgcttaatattttaattcttagaATGTGTCTTCTCTACGTGATGCGactaaattctgttttgtttgtggAATGACTAGCACAGGCcgactccctctctccctcacttAACAAAAGACCAATGAGCTGTTAATCGAGCTGTTATCTCCATGGTATTACTTGCTAAATGCACTGATTTCTTAAGTATGTGGAATCCTTTTCCTTTTGAATCTGTATATCATATATAAGACTGAATCTACTTAATAAACACTGAACAACAAACGGAATGCTCTGCTTCCACTGTGTCCTATCAACAGCAGCACTGCCTGCCACTTCTCATCCTTCCTCATCTAGTTGGGCACCGAAACATCTTTCTACTAGTAGATTCCACCTTTTCCTAGCCAATAGTATGGCACACAGAAGGTCCTCAGTACATTTTCTAGAACAAAtaaacctgtaattccagcacctcaTCTGttagaaagggaaggaaatgaaCCTTTCCCAGGTGCCCTTCAGCTGCTGAGCACAGGCAGAACTCTCATGCACTGTTTTAAATCTCAGCCCCCTTATCTGCCACGTGCAGACACAGAGGCACACGGGGTACACGCCTTGCTGAAATTCAGTGACCAGCAAAAAACTTGTAGCTTTTCCACAACCTCTCACCCTAGCACATGGGCAACTGACTGAAACCAAATTCTCGTAACAATCCCTAAGCGCTAATTTGGAAAACTGAGCAAACATGATCCCTGGTTCTGAACCTTCAGTGCTGAACTTTCCATTCTATGCAAAACCCTGGATCCCACCGTGAAGGAAACAAAAGGGCTGCTTTTCCCAAAGATACTTATTTGTGCTAATGTTTTTTCATCCTGTATGTATGGTTTAGGTTAAGCTTTAAGGAAAAATTGTAGGAATATGGCTGGGAACAAACGTGATCATGGATTTAAAAACAACTTAGGCATGTTAAAAGCATACATTTGACTgctaaaattgtgtgtgtgtatatatatacacacacacacatttatggcAGTTCTTATTAAaaccttgatttttaaataacgACATAAGAATCCTTTTTCTCATAGAAATTCTGTGCAGTAgccaaatatataaaatggagaAGGGCATGATTTTGGGGGCTGAGACTCACTGAGAGACAGAAGACGACGGCCCTTGACACTTTCCTTTTGCTGAAGGGCAGCAAATCCTCAGTTAATACCACggaaattccttctcctgcctaaaaTGATCACCACTGAGACTCCTCAAACTATTAAGACTATTAGAAACCCACAACCTGGGATAACAGCTCCAGAACACGGACCCCGCTGGCCTGCTGGCCAGCCCCGCAAACACTTACCTCCTTCCACAGGAAATACTGCAGTCCACCAGAGCACTGAGATTCCCAGGAGAAATTGCCTGAGGGCAGAAAAGTGCTACCTTATTCTAGTCTAGCTTCTTTAAATGGGGTTCCACACCACTGTTGTTAACAGTGGATAAAAGACTTCATCAAATGGGAATGTCCCCTCAGAAGAGTGAACTAAAATGTATTCAATGACAAAACAGGCAAACCTCCCTTcatgaaaaacaggaaaacatgCATATGCTATTTTTCCAACTTAAAACGCACTAGGGAAGCTTAGTAGTtacatttctttgcaagaagaatcttTGCAAAATCCTATCTTCCCTTAATTGATCTTCTGTATAAACACAGATTTTATTAGGTTTATTCTcagccagtggttcttaaacaAAGGGCGCCAGCTGCCTAAGGAGCTGGTAAATCCTGACACAGTATGCAAAACTTTGtgaggccaggtgtgctggcgggaagatcacttgaggccaggagttcaacactagtctgggcaacagtctctacaaaaaattttaatattagctgggtgtggtggcacgtgcctgtagcctgagctacttgggaggatgaggtggaaggatcactggagctcaggagttcgaggttacagtgagctatgatcacgccactgcactccagcctgaaaagAGTGAgagtctgcaaaaaaaaaaaccccaaaaaactttGTATGTGCATTCCATGGGGGGAGAGTTCCCAAAAAAAGGTTAAGACTCACCCATATCAGGTAACACAGCACTGACAACTGTTGTTCTCACAGGGCGTTCGTCTATGGCTTGCAGTAGAGATGTTCATTTTAGGCTTTCAAATTGACCAGAGACAAGAGGAAGCATGGGGGTGTTGTCCAATTTTGGAGCAATCTCCAAAGTTCCACATCCTGCCCCTTCCATGGCTTCAAACAACACCCACACATGAGGGCAACACAGCTTGGGTCCCCTCCTCTCAGGGAGACAGGGCAGGCAGATGCTTTGGCCATCAAGACCCCTGATGGATGCAGGCGGCTCTATTTAGCatgcacacatacgcacacacccCTCTAACACAGTCTTACAGCAGGCTGGATAGCAAATAAATGACACCTTGCCAGGCCAGTACCATTCTTCTTGtattctgaaacattatttcccTTGTCCTTTGGACCATAAGCAAAATAAGCCTTCCTGACCAAATATTCAGTCTAAACTCAGGACTACACTCAACCTTTGGTCAGGTCTGTGGCCTGAGACCAAAAGCCAGGGTCCAAAGTGACTTCACAGACTGCATCACCCCTCAGCGCAGTGGGCACAAGGCCTACATCCTGACAGCTCCTTTCTGGAGCAAGAGTGAAGTAGGTGGCAGTAGCTGTATAAATTTCTACTATAAGTTCATCTAACAATTGTCTTGGCCTGCTGTGAACTAATAGTCATTATGTGCTAGGTGGCAGGCACTAACAACCTCAGGAAGTAGGAACTATTATACCCATTCACAGATGAGAGTTGGGAGCGTGGTTGAATAACATGGCCCAAGAACACAGAGCTGGCACGTCGCAGAGGCTGTACTCTAGGAACTCACTACACTATTCTGCCTCCCTGAGGAGAGGCAACAGGCATTGGAAGGTCCCGATCTGGGACCGTAATGCATTCTGAGCTCATTCTGAGCTCCTGCAGACATTAAGTGGGTAAACGGATTCTGTGACACAAGGACATATCACCACCACCAGGCAGTTGCTCAGTCACCACAGGGCCTCTGAACCATCAATTCTCAAAACTGCATGTCGATCAAACGACAGCAATACAAAATGGCAGCTTGAACTCCCCAAAGGATATCCCACCACAAAGTTTTTCCTCCAACTCAcaggaaaaaattaatgaatatatgTTTAAACTTCCATCATTTTGCGCTTTTGGCTTATTTATATAcgaataaaattatttctgataagcACAAAGTCAATGTATTTACGTACTCTAGAGACGTCCGAGGACTTCTCAATCAAGAAGTCAATCCCTGAAGCACGTCATCTACTCAGGCTCACTCAACTAGCATCAGACACCCCACTCTGGGCCAGCACCTTCCTCTGCCACCAGAGGTGCTTGTGGTTAAGGTTTTCCAAGGTCAGAGCTAGTCACCCTCCCACAGAAGACCCCTAACCATTAGGAAGCCACTTGGCAACCTCAAGCTCAGTGAAGCTGTTTGGACGAGTTGCTGCAGAGGGATGTCACAGTTTGTGACTCGCACTCCCAAGGGGAAACATTCTCATTGCTCTCAGTAGATTGCTGACTGCAGTCTATGTGGTGAAGTCCGCCAAGTCATGAACAGCTAAAGACCAGTGAAGCTGCCAAGTCATTCCTTTTGGACTAACCTCCCAAAAGAAGAGCTCCAAGTATAAGAACAGTAGCTCCAGAGCCAAGGTGAGGAGAGCTGGCGTCTACCCCTTCCCTTCCAGCTCAGCACTCCAGCTGACCTTCCCACACCAGCAAGGCAGCCACAGATGACTGAGACCACAACTGCAGGTTGTACGGGTTTATTGTTCCAATACCACAAGAGACATACAGAAGCAGTGCTTTCTCTGGGCAGCCCCATGGACCAGATCAGTGTCAAACTGTACCCTTGAGTGTCCCCAAAGGTTCCAGCGGAGGGAAGAAGAGGACTGGACATGCTTGGGCCCCTGTTCCCGGTCTTTGGTAAACAGACGCTTAAGTTGACAACTTGGACTTGGCCAATACTGCATTCTAAATCACCATATCATTCCCAACTTGTCACTCATGCTTCAGATGACGAAAATGCCacatcaaatgagaaaaaaaccttTCAGATAACATAAGACTTGAAGTCATACAAATTTGATACTTGACCTAAATTAAGCAAGAACCCTCAACTCTGTAATAAGTCGAAATACAAGATATAAGGCAGGAAACAAGGcaagggaaaaacacacacagggGCATCTACTTGCTGGAAACATGTTGGGAGAGAGGCAGGAGCAGGCATGGCTTTGTTTCTTCCCAAACCTGCCTGATGTCAAAAGTACGTCAAAAGGAGCCTCACGGTCCCAGGAGAGCATGGTCCCAGGTATTGCTGTGACAGGTGGTAACCCTGGAGCCAGATCTGGAAGGCCTTCCTGGGGGCTGCCCAGGGAATTCACCCATGAATCCAGAAGCACTTAACACTGGTGGTGGTGATTTGTCACATATGGCAGCGAGCAGCCATTAAGACTGTAGGAGGAGAGATGTGAAAAGCAAGATGCGTTTGCTCGGTGGCGTGTGGGCAGGCTGACTGTGGCTCTGCAGGCTGCAGCAGGTCCAGCCGGTGACCCGACAGGGCATCAGGCAACCTGGCAGGTCACAAGTCAATCATTTCACCCTCACGTCGAGCAGCACAGCACTCAGTGGCTCTGACAACAGGTGTAGAGAAGGAGATTACACCACTTTAATGCAATGATGCTGAAGATGTAAAATTAGGAAGAGACGTTCACGTTCTCTGTACAATACATCCATTTACAGAATCAGCCAGTACTGTGTACAACATATAAATACATGTTAAAACATTAGAGGTGCATAGAGCATACTTACAGAAGCCAAAAAGTTCACTTTATACATCcaagaataaagagttaaaaatataaaaataagaaacacacACCGCTTTGAAATGTAAAATGACTTTCACATACACAGGTGCGTGGAGATGCCCACTCCCATAGGGTCCAAAGTGACAGGGAGGATGTCAAGCAGAGGAATTCACCTGCAAACGTCTGGACGGCTGACTCACAAGGTCTACAGATGGCATTTTCATAGGAAAGACAACCCTATTCCCCAACCCCATTGTCCAAGCAGAGCTATTCAAGGTTCCAAATGATCCTGTGGGTTAGTGGATCACACTGAGACAGAAAAGTTCCAAATTTGCTTCAGCAACAGAACCAAGGTCAAACTTGCTCCGTCAACTGGCAAATGACTCAACTGTGACCCTAAGGTCAGCAGGTGCACCAGCCCCCTGGTGGGCAATGCTGGGAGTTACTTTAACCCTGTGCTGGCTTCTTTCCTGGCCATCAACTCCCCAaagtagcagaagaaaagatggcAGGGAGGGGGCAGTGGAAGACTGGCATTTCTACTTAGTTCAGGTAGGTTAACTCCCTTGGTGGAGAACGCAACCTTCTTGCTTCAGTTTCAAGTCCCTCTGGGAGTCAGGCagtccccccaccccctgcaaccCCACTCCGTGCCACATCAGGCTGTGTCTTGCAGGAGAGCTCAGGCTGGCTGGCCTTGGGCAGCCCAATGGGTTATACCCAGGAAACCCCTCCAGCAAGACCAGAAGGGTCACCAAGTGACAGAGGGCTTTAGCAGTATAAATTTTGGGGGAAGGCAAGAGTGCTCCTGCCTAAAAAGAGTATTGTATCAATGATATTCTGTATACAGATTTAAGATCAATCATTATCAAAATACACACACTAAATATACAATGTTTCCCATGGCCATAATTTATTATCTCACCACAAGGCACAATACACAGAGCTTTGAGGGTCCAATACAGTCATCGTGACAGAACGCACCGCAGCCTTGGCACATGATCATGGCTTTCAGGCTGCACGCACACTGGAGCGAGATGCTTTCCACCGTGCTGCTGTCAGTGAACATTTGCAAGGAAAGGGATGCACTGTGGCTCGCACCAAAGTTTGCTTTGTGGCTCAGCTGCACCACACTTCCAGCAAGGCCTTTGGGAAAGGTGGGAGAGCTAGAGGAATAATTAAAGCTGGTGGAACTCAGTTGGAGTTTAGAAAGCTTCCCATAAAATGCCTGCTTGATGCTGAGttgggaggggagagaagaaggCTCCAGAGGCTCACTGAGCCCTTTTCCTGGCTCTCGGGGTAATTTCCAGAAGGGCAAGTCCATGACAAAGGGCATCCCTTGCAAGTGACCCATCAGTTCCAGAGGACTATGCCCAGTAGCTTTCCTGTTCTCGGCATTTGCCTTAAGAGGACCCCCCACAAAAGTCTTCTCATTCTTGACGCTGCCAACAGAGGCATGTGGCTTTGGAGCCCAGTCTTCCCTTGGAGTCTGTACCCCACCAGACATGGAGTTTGTGCTTGGTCCCAACTTCCCACTGGGAAAAACTGGAGGGATCTCAGCAGGCAGAGACATCGGGTCCGCAGGCCTGGGGCGCTGAAGGGTTGCAGCCACATTCCCAGAGCCAAAAAGCTTCTTCCCTTGGCCTGTAACATTGCTCTGATCACCCAGGGCCCGACCTGTCTGCTCTGGACCAAAGGAGATCACATTTGGAGATGAGAAACGAGGTGTTCTCGAGGTAGCAAGATCTCCTGGGCTCTTGCCTGGAGCAGCATTTGAATTACTGTCCTGTGACATGGCACAGACTTCCTTCTGATCTTCACAACTAAAGGAAGAGAACTGCTCTTTGGAATCCATTTCTTCCAGTTTCCTAGAGGATGTAATGGGATTTGTCACTGGATGGAGAGAGTCAAAACTTGGGACTGCTCTAGAATTCTTTTGGGGTGCTCCAGGAGCCTGGGTGGCCTCAATCCTGGCAAGACCAGTGCCTGTTTCACAGCTATCTGGTAGAAGAGGCTCCTTCAAAGCCCTTAAAGAACTGGGGCTGCTTCCACCAACCATGCCACTGTTTTTTCCAAGACCATGTAAAGATCCCATGCGCAGGGAGCCATGGCTCTGCTCTTTTGTAAGTGGTACTTGTGGGGATTCTGACATGCTGTCATTGTGGGCTGGTGGAAGAACTTTCTCTAGGGGCAAGTTACCTTGCAGCAACTGCATCACAAGTGAGTTAGTGGCCTCCACTGAGGACCCAGGCCTGGACAGGCACACGGCTCTTGGCTGGTACTCAGTATTGGCCAGCAGTAGGGAATCTGGGATCTTTTGGCGGACTGCACATACTCGAGACACCCAGCTCTGAGAAGCAACCATCCCATCTGTCCTTGTAACCAGACACAGGTCACCATTCACCTTGGACAGTGAGGCAGATTGGTTCCAATTGGGTTTCTCATCCTTGTCCACCGAAGATCCCTTTGTCACTGCAGCTTCACTAGTGTCAGCCTCACTGCTGTCCTCCGTGAGGTGACCTTCAAAGTCAGAGGCTGTATCTGTGGACTCACTGTGAGGACTCAGTGCTTCAGAGTCTCCGTTGATTTTCAGCTTTTCAATGTCCACCTGTTGACAGTAACTGCCAGTGCTGTCATTGCCTCCTCGAGATGGCACAGTCCAGAGTGAAGTAAGGCTGTCAGGAGGATCTAGACCCTCCTCGGCTGTCAAATCCCCAGGCAATGCAGGAGGGGTGGGAGCAGCTTTCTCCCACTCCTCTCCAACCTGGGGCTCAACAGATGGTACATGTTCTCTGGATTCTGGTTCAGGCTGTTTCACTACCTCATCATTTGATGAGATGGGTATCCAATGCACAGAACTGTTAGAAATGAGAGCCTTGGTTTTCAAGTTTTCTTGTCTAGTATCACTTTCCCTCATAggagggcatgagccaccaagccctaATTCGTCATCAAATGGTCTGTTCTGCAGGCAATCAGTCGGTGAGGATTCAGGTGTGGAACTGGGGGTCACATTTACAGGATCCTTCATAGTGGGATGACTGTCAAGAGCTTGGCCAGTTCCTTTCTCTAATGTATCATCTCCCACTAGAGACGGAATAAGACCATTGTCTGCGAGAACGGTGGGTCCTCGCTCTTCATCATCACTTTCCCAGGAAGTGGTGCCAGACTCACATTCAGTTCTAACATCCGGATGCAACTGAGGCTGCTCCACTAATCTCTCAGCTACTGAGGTTTGGGAGGACAGTGGGGGCAAGGCCTGGCATGGCTGGTCCCCAGTGGGAGCAATGGGGAGTTGGGAGGCATCTCCTAGCCCATCTGTAAGTCCAACTGTAGCCCTCTGTAGTAGGCAGCTTTCCTCCTTTCTCAGAGAAGGCAGGTCCTCTCTCCTAGCTCTGGACATGGCAGTTCCAGCCTGGGTATGCTCCCCATTTAGAGGATAAGGCGGCAGTAGTTGTGTTCGCTGTAGATCTGACGTACACTTTCCATGGGTGCTCGGGCCTCCCCTGGGCTCAGAGTGGCCACAGgcctcaccaccatcaccactgctgCCGCCTCTGCCACCTCCCTCATCGGTGGCCCCGCCGCCACCTCCACCCGGGCCACCCCCCCCTCCGATGGCAGTGGTGGCCGCCTCTCTATGGCAGTGGTGACCTCTCGCCCCTCGGACCTGCAGAGCACGGGCTTTAATGTCTGCGAGGGTCCTGGCGCCAGTCCAACCCCGGCAGGAGGACTCCGTGGTGGGGATGATCCGGGGGCATATCTGGTAAGTGGGCTGACCTTTAACCACCCAGGGTGGTTTGATACGTGAAAGTTGAATCtgcaaaaaaagaattagaaaacagtTTTAACTGACTGGGTGATCTGACCTAGGGACTGTAAAGCAAAACTAGGATTCTAGTAGCTTAAGGGTCACGACATACAGAATCAAATAATTTccttaaaacaatgaaatcataGTAAAATGGCTGCCATAACACACCATTCAGAGAAGATTCTGCTCAAGGGCTGTTATATGCCACACTTCTAAATTTAATTTCTGGTGGGACTGTGTGAGTCACTACAGCAAAGAATCTAACACCatcttaaaaagattttaaaacccCAAAGGATTTTGACCTCTCAAGATAACTTCAACAGAGTGAACAAAAAAGTGAGGAAGAAAAGAACCTATCTCACTAAACTTGAAGGCTGTCTCAAGCAAACCTCTCATAAAAAGCTCTACATTCCCACATAATTAACTTCAGGGCCCCAGAGTTAAGGGCTCTATAATCTCATGACCCTCAAAGAAAACCTGGCTCCAGGGCAGCCAGGAATCAAACAGTCTCCTACCCGGATGGGCGGGACTTTGGGCTCCTCTTTAGTGGGCTGTGGCTTTTCGGTGTGAACACTTTCAATTGTGTTACGAAAGGACTGACGATCTTCAAGCCGGGGCTTCTTTTCGGGAAAGGATGCAGAGGCCGCCTGCTCAAAGGATTTCCTCTTCTGATCCTTGGGTTCCTGATCCACAGTTTCCTGAGGCAGGCTAGGAATTCTGTCTGGAGATGCAGAGGCACGTGCCAAGTTGTCTGGCTCAGCCTGGATCCAAGAAGCCACAGACTCAACTGGGAATCTGGGACCCTCCGGGTcaggtgctgcagaggatgtgcctggcacatggggaCTGCTCAGCCCTGCTGGGTCAGTCTTAGCCTCCCCATCCTTGTAGAGGGGAACATCTGAGGCCACAGATTTTGCATCCTTAGCAACCCCTGCTTGTTCTGGCTCCTGTTTTTTGTATAGATTCCTTCTGGCTCTGGTTCGGAGATCTGGCCGAGAGCGTTTCTTAAAATGCCCATCTCGCTGTCGGGTGGCTGGACCACGCTGTGTACGCACTGATTCTCCTGGGACACACAAGCCACTTTTGATTTCAGCCTCCTCCTGGCCCACATTCTGCTGCAATGACTCTTCTTTGGTCAAACCCAGcctgcaaatcaaaatcacagccATCAGTTTCAAGCCAGAGTGGACATGTCTGTTTTATTTCTATGAATAATATGGACCCAGAAACACAAGATATCTCAGAACAAAATAAATCTGCGTGGTGCACAATCTAACCATGGAAAAACTTCTGTTAGCTTCACTATGAATGGCATTAAGATAAATCTCCACATTCTTGTCCAACACATAAGTATACACTATTTTGAGACCATCTACCTCTATCCCCTCAAAACCCCAGACCAGGACTCATAGCTCCAACTGCCTTACTTCTGTCCATAGTAGTCTTCAAAGAACTTTTCTTTCCATTGTTccaccttcttttccttctccatttcCTGTCGTATCCTGACTTGCATCTCATGAGTAAATTCGCCTAGGGAGAAATAAACCTCTTCTAGTAAGTGCATTCGGGATAGTAATGTCTGTCTTATGGACAGCTGAATCTCCCAGTTTTAAAACAACACGTCTCTTCTAAAGGCTCTCTCACATCATGCTCTTATAGGGACAGAGCTAACACGTCTACTATAAGGGAAATTCACTCTTCCTTAAAGTGAGACCAAGCAACTCCTTGAtcgaaaaagcaaaacaacaaaagaacCATTCTTATTTCCTGTGTAGATAAAAAGTTAACATAGTAGGTAGGCCTGACTGTTTACTCTTAGAAAGGCCTACTTAAAAGAACAGCCCTTGGCTGACATCTGGGAACTTAGATTTCAGGAGGGTTACCAACCACCCTAACTGATATGAGTTGTTCACTGTGCCTCAATTGTTTATGCAAACAATATGGCTTATGCTGAACACCTGCCTTCCTTTTGGGAATCTGGAATCTGGGTATGTGCCAAGCAGTGGCTTCCTACATGATCAGCCCTTGATAAAAACCCTGGGCACCAAGTCTTTAACAGGTTTCCCTAGTAGACATTTCATACATGTTGTCAGAACTTGTTACTGGGGAATTAAATGTGTCCTGTGTGACACCACTGAGAGAGGACCTTGGAAGCCAACACATGGTTTCCCCTGGACCTCACCCCACGTGCCTCTCCATCTGCTGATTTTACTTTGTATTCTTCTGCTGTAATAAACCGCAGCCCTGTACACATAACTATATGCTGAGTCCTGCTAGCAAATCATCAAACCTAGGGGCATTCTTAGAGCCCTCTCAACACTTTCCccacaaaattaaattaatagaCGCTAACAATCACTCCAAGTGACAATGCCTAAAAAGACAGAGCATGGTGGAGCTTGTCAACTCCACAGTGTACTTTCCTCCACCCTTCCAGACGATGCCATGATTACTGGAATAGGCGTTTATAGTTCTAATGATAAACAGGAGATGATGAAtgagtatatacatacaatatagtGAAAGTCTAAATCTAAACACCCCGTTATTTCTTCAGAGCTGTGTGGCATATTAATACCCACCACATTTATTAGTAATGAGGAAAGCCTGTCTTACACTAAATAACCCTTTGAGAAGAGCGAGCTTGGGTTTTAAATACCAGGAGACATGCAACACCACATGACAGGTGCATCACAAGCCGTCCGAGATGATCAAGTCTACATACCATCAGCCAGGCGCTCCCGCCAGCTCTGAGCCGCATGGGTAAAAAACTCGTTATTTAGTGCACTGCTGCTGAGACGCAACAGGCCATCTGTCCCCACCTAGAAGGATCAAGGGGGAGAAATCctaataaataaacttaaaagagAACAGAAGCCCACCCAGAGAGAGGCAAAGGGGAGGCTGCCCATGTGCACCTGTCTGTCTACTtcaggcaggaggaagaggagctgcTGCTGGAAGTGTGATGGTAAGGCATGGAAGGTCCGAGAGTTGATCAGGGCACGGAGGTTGGTGTTGACAAGAATGGACCCAGGTGTCTCAAAATCTATTTCTTCCCCTCTGTTGCGCTTCATTTGACCTATCATTTTTGAAGCAAGAAGAAGCAAGGTATggatttcagctttttaaaagaaaaaagcaaataccTACTGATGGGAAAACTTTGGTGACAGCACCCAAGCTACCCAGAAGTTATCTGCACACAATCTGCTCAATTGTCCAGTCCATCCTAACCTGTATATTCTTTCCAGGTTTTGGGATTGCATCCCCTCAGACAAAACTCTGTACCGTGCTGTGTCACAGCCTGAAAAGGACACTTCCCGCAGAAAATCAGGCAAGGAGCAGGTTCTGAGCTTCCCTCCAAAGCTGGAGAACAGGCTCCACAAAGCTCAACTGGAGAAATCATGGAAATTGTCTAAAAGTAAATCTAGTTAGTATACTAAAGAAAAATCtgcagaagccttctgtgaatgGGCTGGAGAGGGATGATCTCCATGCAGAAATGTACTAAGGACTGTTCAAAGCCAACTGAGATGCTAATACCTCTCACAGAAGCCTCAGCAAATGCTACTTTTATCTGAAAAACTAACTAGGACTAGAGACCTGTGACACCTTAGATTGAGCACTGCTGATGAGCTGGAAAAGCAGCAAGACAGCAAACCTAGTTCTCACATGGGCAAAGGTTTACTCTAATTCTCAGAAGCAAAAGCTTGTCTTCTTAATGGTttcatctacaaaaaaaaccagCATGTGGGTCATTAAGAATTAAATCCTGAAATAGCAAAGAGCATACTAATATTGCAAATAACTCTAAtgcgggtggggtggggtgaggggtgggaggtATAGATAATAGCACTACTGAATTTGTTTGCATCCCCAAAATTCAACACATGCTTCCACTCGACATACTGACTAGGTTGTAAAAAAGGGAGTGTCTGATACAGACTACAGATGTTGGGAACAAACGTGGCAAGATGCTACCGAAGAGAGAAAAGGGGTGTTGGAATTCTTCACTGAGAAGCTCAGAAGCAGTTTTCACTCACTCAAACACTTACTACGCAGTACAAGACAGGCACAGACTAAGCCCACAGGGACATATAAGAAACAATTGTGGCATCATCTCTGCCTGAAAGGACTTCTCACAGTCTAGCAGAGAGCTACAAATGAAATAACCaaattacaaagtaaaaataaacaaaaaatagaggGCCACccaagaagtaaaaataaactgGTAAAGGAATTGGAATAGAAGACATCATCTTCTCACTAGGCCTGCAGGGGCCCCCTTTACAGGCAGAGAAATAAGTGCCAAGCCACTCACCTGTGGCTGGCTTCCGGAAGCCTCTCAGGAGCGGGGCAGGGTCCTGGGTGACCTCGGCCTGGCCATGAATAGCAGCGCTGCCCAGGGCCAGAgagccgctgctgctgctggacGGGCTGCCGCTCTCGCCATCAGCGTGGCAGCCCGAGAACCCTGAAGGCACAGCATTCCACTGGTCAAAAGTATCACAAGCCGCGCCCATGGCTCTCAGACAAGCTCACTTCTCCCAACTCTTCCTGAGATGCTGCCAGCAATACTGGG of Symphalangus syndactylus isolate Jambi chromosome 24, NHGRI_mSymSyn1-v2.1_pri, whole genome shotgun sequence contains these proteins:
- the ASXL1 gene encoding polycomb group protein ASXL1 isoform X7, giving the protein MGVVNFVFRASEDLQVLENYSDAPMTPKQILQVIEAEGLKEMSGTSPLACLNAMLHSNSRGGEGLFYKLPGRISLFTLKKDALQWSRHPATVEGEEPEDTADVESCGSNEASTVSGENDVSLDETSSNASCSTESQSRPLSNPRDSYRASSQANKQKKKTGVMLPRVVLTPLKVNGAHVESASGFSGCHADGESGSPSSSSSGSLALGSAAIHGQAEVTQDPAPLLRGFRKPATGQMKRNRGEEIDFETPGSILVNTNLRALINSRTFHALPSHFQQQLLFLLPEVDRQVGTDGLLRLSSSALNNEFFTHAAQSWRERLADGEFTHEMQVRIRQEMEKEKKVEQWKEKFFEDYYGQKLGLTKEESLQQNVGQEEAEIKSGLCVPGESVRTQRGPATRQRDGHFKKRSRPDLRTRARRNLYKKQEPEQAGVAKDAKSVASDVPLYKDGEAKTDPAGLSSPHVPGTSSAAPDPEGPRFPVESVASWIQAEPDNLARASASPDRIPSLPQETVDQEPKDQKRKSFEQAASASFPEKKPRLEDRQSFRNTIESVHTEKPQPTKEEPKVPPIRIQLSRIKPPWVVKGQPTYQICPRIIPTTESSCRGWTGARTLADIKARALQVRGARGHHCHREAATTAIGGGGGPGGGGGGATDEGGGRGGSSGDGGEACGHSEPRGGPSTHGKCTSDLQRTQLLPPYPLNGEHTQAGTAMSRARREDLPSLRKEESCLLQRATVGLTDGLGDASQLPIAPTGDQPCQALPPLSSQTSVAERLVEQPQLHPDVRTECESGTTSWESDDEERGPTVLADNGLIPSLVGDDTLEKGTGQALDSHPTMKDPVNVTPSSTPESSPTDCLQNRPFDDELGLGGSCPPMRESDTRQENLKTKALISNSSVHWIPISSNDEVVKQPEPESREHVPSVEPQVGEEWEKAAPTPPALPGDLTAEEGLDPPDSLTSLWTVPSRGGNDSTGSYCQQVDIEKLKINGDSEALSPHSESTDTASDFEGHLTEDSSEADTSEAAVTKGSSVDKDEKPNWNQSASLSKVNGDLCLVTRTDGMVASQSWVSRVCAVRQKIPDSLLLANTEYQPRAVCLSRPGSSVEATNSLVMQLLQGNLPLEKVLPPAHNDSMSESPQVPLTKEQSHGSLRMGSLHGLGKNSGMVGGSSPSSLRALKEPLLPDSCETGTGLARIEATQAPGAPQKNSRAVPSFDSLHPVTNPITSSRKLEEMDSKEQFSSFSCEDQKEVCAMSQDSNSNAAPGKSPGDLATSRTPRFSSPNVISFGPEQTGRALGDQSNVTGQGKKLFGSGNVAATLQRPRPADPMSLPAEIPPVFPSGKLGPSTNSMSGGVQTPREDWAPKPHASVGSVKNEKTFVGGPLKANAENRKATGHSPLELMGHLQGMPFVMDLPFWKLPREPGKGLSEPLEPSSLPSQLSIKQAFYGKLSKLQLSSTSFNYSSSSPTFPKGLAGSVVQLSHKANFGASHSASLSLQMFTDSSTVESISLQCACSLKAMIMCQGCGAFCHDDCIGPSKLCVLCLVVR